From one Nitrospira sp. MA-1 genomic stretch:
- a CDS encoding polysaccharide deacetylase family protein: MVCLTGDVHQRSYRGTDTPFSSQTEVALAAKYCDIAGKYGVKVTLFFTGRACQEEPDRVNILSDLPHCEIGGHTFAAFRDPLSRIFKKVYGTPWGTTAHQLRDIQRTIASIQQVTGQKIQTWRNHSYIRTAETDQLLESCGIHVVSDEVSDSKISAEWVRPGYRSVPMNVLPDHEHILHGKYQHGKTKPDRLTNRVPITEWADQVKSSIRSICEQGGTATVLAHPMCMEVADGMVVFEELCRYIQPYGTAWVSEVP; this comes from the coding sequence ATGGTTTGCCTGACAGGTGATGTACATCAACGCTCGTATCGGGGAACCGATACGCCGTTTTCTTCTCAAACAGAAGTCGCGTTAGCCGCGAAATATTGTGATATTGCCGGGAAATACGGCGTGAAAGTCACGCTGTTTTTTACCGGGAGAGCCTGTCAGGAAGAACCGGACCGGGTGAATATCCTATCGGATCTGCCGCATTGTGAAATTGGTGGCCATACCTTTGCGGCTTTTCGAGATCCGTTATCTCGAATATTCAAGAAAGTGTATGGCACGCCATGGGGAACCACGGCGCACCAACTTCGTGATATTCAGAGGACCATTGCGAGCATTCAGCAGGTGACGGGTCAAAAAATTCAGACCTGGCGAAACCATAGTTATATACGGACAGCGGAGACCGATCAGTTGTTAGAATCCTGTGGAATTCATGTGGTGTCCGATGAGGTATCCGATTCGAAAATATCCGCCGAATGGGTCCGTCCCGGCTATCGTTCGGTACCGATGAATGTTCTGCCTGATCACGAACATATCTTACATGGAAAATATCAACATGGGAAAACCAAGCCGGATCGTCTTACCAACCGCGTGCCTATCACGGAATGGGCCGATCAGGTGAAGTCGAGTATACGGAGTATATGTGAGCAAGGAGGGACGGCCACGGTTCTTGCTCATCCGATGTGCATGGAGGTTGCCGATGGCATGGTGGTGTTTGAGGAGCTTTGTCGATATATCCAGCCGTATGGGACGGCTTGGGTATCAGAAGTGCCATGA
- a CDS encoding glycosyltransferase family 4 protein: protein MRILHTESSSGMGGQEYRVLEEAQGMEKRGHTVFVAAPHGSQLAALAEQRGLQVQTTTAGKRGWITLVPCYLRMLKHYEIDVVNTHGSLDSWTAAIAGRISSRRPIIVRTRHKSTPVSLTWRHRLLYGKLPHVVTTTGEAVRQELMTRNRLSPSRVISIPTGVDLERFHPQSPDASLRKSLGLGSQGPLIGAVTFLRPEKGMMILIEAVGWLKKRFSTVECVIIGDGGERPALLDRIQELGLEQSVHLVGFRQDVPALLAILDVVVIPSFEEGIPQSLTQALAMERPVVASAVGGVPEVVQDGLSGLLVPPRNPEILAEKIAYLLHDPIAATRMGKVGRQVIQERYSMDHMLTQTETVYRRLMQSQSSVAVKSS, encoded by the coding sequence ATGCGCATTCTTCACACGGAATCTTCTTCAGGGATGGGAGGGCAGGAATATCGGGTGTTGGAGGAAGCGCAAGGCATGGAGAAGCGTGGCCATACGGTGTTCGTGGCTGCCCCGCATGGGAGTCAGTTGGCCGCCCTGGCCGAACAACGAGGGCTCCAGGTCCAGACAACCACTGCAGGCAAGCGAGGGTGGATCACATTGGTTCCTTGCTACTTGCGAATGTTGAAACACTATGAGATTGATGTGGTGAATACCCACGGGTCGCTTGATAGTTGGACGGCTGCAATTGCCGGACGGATCTCGTCCCGACGCCCTATCATTGTCCGGACCCGCCATAAAAGCACTCCCGTGTCACTGACGTGGCGGCATCGGCTCCTGTATGGGAAATTGCCGCATGTCGTTACCACCACCGGTGAGGCAGTCAGACAGGAATTGATGACGAGAAACCGGCTGAGCCCTTCCCGGGTCATTTCGATCCCCACGGGAGTTGATTTGGAGCGGTTTCATCCCCAATCACCCGATGCGTCATTACGAAAGAGTTTGGGCCTTGGAAGTCAGGGCCCCCTGATCGGAGCGGTCACCTTTCTTCGTCCAGAAAAGGGCATGATGATCTTGATCGAGGCGGTCGGATGGCTCAAGAAACGTTTTTCCACCGTCGAGTGCGTCATCATCGGAGATGGCGGAGAACGACCGGCACTGTTGGATCGCATTCAAGAGCTTGGCTTGGAGCAATCTGTCCACCTCGTGGGGTTTCGGCAAGATGTTCCGGCTCTGCTGGCGATACTTGATGTGGTGGTCATTCCTTCCTTTGAAGAAGGTATTCCTCAATCTCTCACTCAAGCCTTAGCCATGGAACGTCCTGTGGTCGCTTCTGCGGTGGGAGGAGTGCCCGAAGTGGTGCAGGATGGCCTGAGCGGACTGTTGGTCCCTCCAAGAAACCCCGAGATCTTAGCCGAAAAAATTGCCTACCTTCTTCATGATCCCATTGCCGCGACCCGAATGGGGAAGGTCGGGCGACAGGTTATTCAAGAACGATATTCCATGGATCACATGTTGACTCAAACGGAGACGGTGTATCGGCGATTGATGCAATCACAATCCTCTGTTGCCGTGAAAAGTTCATGA
- the rfaQ gene encoding putative lipopolysaccharide heptosyltransferase III — translation MKRILLIKLRYIGDVVLSTPLLPILRKRFPEASLTFLVNPGTESVLIGNPHLQKIMVLPREGWGKQLACYQAVRQARFDGVVDLTDGDRSAFLSYWSGARIRLGFNREDRWRGKLYTHVLPSAYGSMHMVDYHAQVLPALGISDPVGNPEWYLRPEDHEQGDHLMASLQIGRAPLVLLHPPARYAKKAWPLERFAALADWLADQGAVVALIGHQSEMLIGQQIVNLSRSKPRNVMGQTGLRQLAVVMKRSALFIGNDGGPMHMAAAVGCPVLGLFGPSDPHVWGPRGKKVSVIYKGLDCEECFHDACSRGEEGCMRQISVEEVCRVADLFLD, via the coding sequence ATGAAACGTATTCTTCTTATTAAGCTTCGGTATATCGGGGATGTCGTGTTATCCACTCCTCTTCTCCCCATTCTGCGCAAGCGATTTCCGGAGGCCTCACTCACCTTTCTGGTGAATCCTGGAACGGAGAGTGTGTTAATCGGCAATCCTCATCTGCAGAAAATCATGGTGCTGCCTCGTGAGGGATGGGGCAAACAATTGGCATGTTACCAAGCGGTGCGTCAGGCTCGTTTCGATGGTGTGGTGGATTTAACAGACGGGGATCGCTCTGCATTTCTATCATATTGGAGTGGTGCCAGGATCAGGCTGGGGTTTAATCGGGAGGACCGGTGGCGTGGAAAACTGTATACGCATGTGCTGCCATCAGCTTATGGCTCCATGCACATGGTGGATTATCATGCCCAGGTCTTGCCCGCCTTAGGAATCAGTGATCCCGTCGGCAATCCGGAATGGTATCTGCGACCTGAAGATCACGAGCAAGGCGATCACCTGATGGCCTCGCTCCAGATCGGGCGGGCGCCATTGGTGCTTCTTCATCCTCCAGCGCGATACGCCAAAAAAGCCTGGCCTCTTGAACGATTTGCCGCCTTGGCCGATTGGCTGGCCGATCAGGGAGCGGTTGTGGCCTTGATCGGGCACCAGTCAGAGATGCTAATAGGACAACAGATTGTCAATCTGAGCAGGTCCAAACCGCGCAATGTGATGGGGCAAACCGGTTTGCGTCAACTGGCGGTAGTGATGAAGCGAAGCGCCTTATTTATCGGGAACGATGGGGGCCCGATGCATATGGCGGCAGCCGTCGGTTGTCCTGTTCTCGGGTTATTCGGTCCATCGGACCCTCATGTGTGGGGTCCGAGAGGGAAAAAGGTTTCCGTGATTTATAAGGGCCTGGACTGCGAAGAATGTTTTCATGACGCATGTTCCCGGGGAGAAGAAGGGTGTATGCGGCAAATATCAGTCGAGGAAGTCTGCCGGGTTGCGGACCTGTTCCTGGATTGA
- a CDS encoding glycosyltransferase family 2 protein — protein MKKQNSPVQESATSAKRETVSCAVVAFNEEKNLQPCLQSAKWMDEIVVVDSFSTDRTMDIARTFTDKIFQRPWRGFGDQKNYAMDQASMDWVFILDSDERIPAELQAEIEAVLSAGLKDGPVAYYVPRHNYYFGSLVLNAGCYPDYQLRLFRRGIGHLDDAEPHNKFLFSGESAYLSCPLVHLTRPTLHNYFEKFPNFTTLAAQDRARTKRHVRGTDLLFRPIFTFSKYYFVRKAYRDGMAGFLVSALSSMYTFVKYAKLWHMRQLEAQGCSQETN, from the coding sequence ATGAAGAAGCAGAATAGTCCTGTTCAAGAGAGTGCCACGTCGGCCAAGCGGGAAACGGTCTCTTGTGCCGTGGTGGCATTCAACGAAGAGAAGAATCTTCAGCCTTGCCTGCAAAGTGCAAAATGGATGGATGAAATCGTCGTGGTGGATTCCTTCAGCACTGATCGCACCATGGATATTGCCAGAACGTTTACGGACAAGATTTTCCAACGCCCCTGGCGAGGGTTTGGGGATCAGAAAAATTATGCGATGGATCAGGCGTCCATGGATTGGGTCTTTATCTTAGATTCCGACGAGCGAATTCCCGCCGAACTTCAGGCTGAGATAGAAGCGGTGCTGTCTGCCGGTTTAAAGGATGGACCCGTGGCGTATTATGTTCCACGGCATAATTATTATTTTGGTTCGCTGGTGTTAAACGCAGGATGTTACCCCGATTATCAATTACGGCTGTTCCGCCGTGGGATCGGCCATTTGGATGACGCAGAGCCGCATAATAAGTTTCTATTTTCGGGAGAATCCGCCTATCTCTCCTGTCCATTGGTGCATCTCACGAGGCCCACCCTTCACAATTATTTTGAAAAATTCCCGAACTTCACGACCTTGGCCGCTCAAGACCGGGCCAGAACCAAGCGCCATGTGCGTGGCACAGATCTCCTCTTTCGTCCGATCTTTACGTTCTCGAAATATTATTTCGTTCGCAAAGCCTATCGGGATGGCATGGCGGGGTTTTTGGTCAGCGCCTTGTCCAGTATGTATACCTTTGTGAAATATGCCAAGCTTTGGCATATGAGACAGCTCGAAGCCCAGGGATGTTCTCAGGAAACGAATTAA
- a CDS encoding glycosyltransferase family 1 protein produces MFSGNELTSGDAPARKSVYGAKALSDDSKRFIQLMRVGFDAGPMRASYSGIGQYVRCLFPAMFTCSQDIEWVAYASSSSSSQTFPVHFPSHVSVKCSKSSWGFSRREKDRTPLDIFHGTNFKAPDYGQPHTILTIHDVWLPRHPQYSKKLFGQALSSWKLGFRARQVSRVVAVSHFTSRELQEMFHLAPDRIAVIHHGASPDMFPERDHQKFQDVQARLRIPSRPFVLFVGGAEPRKNHTVVFNAFARSPRLAKLLSLVVIGEVQSRGASLTETARELGIMDAVCCPGYVSSEDLRLLYSQAEAFVFPSLYEGFGIPLLDAMACGAPIITGTGSALPEVAGDAALYIDPQDPEQLGMEIERLVGDRELQTQIRNKGFERVKQFTWERAAQDTLNLYRDVLG; encoded by the coding sequence ATGTTCTCAGGAAACGAATTAACGAGTGGTGACGCACCAGCCAGGAAATCAGTTTATGGCGCGAAGGCTTTGTCCGATGATTCGAAACGGTTCATCCAGCTGATGCGGGTCGGGTTTGATGCCGGGCCCATGCGTGCCTCCTATAGCGGGATTGGACAGTATGTCCGATGTCTGTTCCCTGCCATGTTTACCTGTTCTCAAGATATTGAATGGGTGGCCTATGCCTCATCGAGTAGTTCTTCCCAAACCTTCCCCGTTCACTTTCCTTCGCATGTCTCCGTGAAATGCTCCAAGTCATCGTGGGGATTTAGCCGAAGGGAGAAAGATCGGACCCCGCTCGATATCTTTCATGGGACCAACTTCAAGGCTCCCGATTATGGCCAACCTCATACCATACTCACAATTCATGATGTCTGGTTGCCACGTCATCCACAGTATTCGAAAAAACTTTTCGGGCAGGCTCTTTCCTCATGGAAACTGGGTTTTCGTGCCAGACAGGTCTCTCGGGTGGTTGCGGTCTCACACTTTACTTCCAGGGAACTCCAAGAGATGTTTCATCTCGCGCCTGACCGTATCGCGGTGATTCATCATGGGGCTTCTCCCGACATGTTTCCTGAACGGGATCATCAGAAGTTTCAGGATGTCCAAGCACGATTGCGCATACCTTCCCGTCCATTTGTGCTGTTTGTGGGTGGGGCTGAACCACGGAAAAATCATACCGTCGTGTTTAACGCTTTTGCCCGATCTCCGCGGCTTGCCAAATTGTTGTCTCTGGTCGTTATCGGAGAGGTTCAATCACGTGGCGCCAGCCTCACGGAGACGGCGAGAGAGTTGGGGATCATGGACGCGGTCTGTTGTCCCGGATATGTGTCCAGCGAAGATTTACGGCTACTGTATTCCCAGGCGGAAGCCTTTGTGTTCCCGTCCTTGTATGAGGGTTTCGGCATACCGCTACTTGATGCCATGGCTTGTGGTGCCCCGATCATTACCGGGACGGGAAGTGCGTTGCCGGAAGTGGCAGGGGATGCCGCTCTGTATATCGACCCCCAAGATCCGGAACAATTGGGAATGGAAATAGAACGGCTGGTGGGTGATCGGGAATTACAAACGCAAATACGCAACAAGGGATTCGAGCGGGTCAAGCAATTTACGTGGGAGCGGGCGGCACAGGACACGCTGAATCTCTATAGGGACGTGCTTGGCTAA